The DNA region ATAAGGTGGTATCTGACAAATTCAGTTCAGCCTGAGCTAAAGCCGCTTCAGCCTGAGACAAGTTGGCTTTGGCTTCAGCAATTTCTTGCGGGCGACTACCAGTTTCAAACTGTGCCAGCTTATCTTTAGCGGATTGTAAGGTGGCTTTGGCCTGATCCCTTGCATTGCGGGAATCATCCAGGGTATTTGCGGAGACAGATCGAGTTTTCCACAGGCCCAACTGACGTTGATAGAAGCTTTCAGCATATTGATAAGCGGCCTGGCTCTGCTCTACTGCAGCTTTGACCTGTGCAATCTCTTCTGTGCGATAGCCTTCTTGTACCAGCGCCAGACGGGCTTTCAGTGATTCAACATTAGCTTTGGCTTGCTGTAACGCATTGATATAAGGCGCATCGTCCAGCCGGCCAAGAATTTGCCCTGGTTTTACCCGGTCGCCTTCATCAACGGTTAATGAAGCCAGACGTCCACCAACGCGAAAATTTAGATTTACCGTTCTGATATCAACGTTGCCATAGAGAGATAGCGATGAGTTTCGGCTGTTGTTATAGCCATTCCATGAGTAAAAGGCGGCAATGGAGCAGAGGATGACAACAATAATCAGAAGGAGTTTTTTCTTGGACATAATATGCTGGTTCCGTCTCGATTTTGGTTCGATTAACCATAGCGTAATGTCATTAACGTTAGCATAAACAAGGAAGGGTTATGAATGTATATTTGAGCGAAAACTTTATCTAAATGAGCGAATAAGCTAAATGGCGGTGAAAGAAGACAGGGTGAATGATGGAGGTAGCCCGAATAACGAGTGGTATATCCGGGCCAGAAAGAGTGGGGAAATTAACGGTAGTCAGGGCCGACAACAGAATAGCGGCCGCTGCCCAGCAGCATGGTGGCAATAGCACCAAAGAAATAGAGCGCTTCGGTTTCTAAGCCCCAGGCTCCGACTTTTGTTAGCGTGTATATTTTGGCAGTGCCTACCATTAAAGTCGCTACCAGCAAGGTGAAAGCGACAATTAATGCTGCCGGACGAGTGAAGATGCCAAGAATAATCAGTATTGGGGCAACAATTTCACCAATAAAAACGCCGTAAGCAATGAAATAAGGTAATCCCTGACCAACTAACATG from Limnobaculum xujianqingii includes:
- a CDS encoding DoxX family protein encodes the protein MLAKLNQSFTRLTDHQDGGKLLLRVVFSVLMIFHGVAKIDHGVGWIGDMLVGQGLPYFIAYGVFIGEIVAPILIILGIFTRPAALIVAFTLLVATLMVGTAKIYTLTKVGAWGLETEALYFFGAIATMLLGSGRYSVVGPDYR
- the hlyD gene encoding secretion protein HlyD, encoding MSKKKLLLIIVVILCSIAAFYSWNGYNNSRNSSLSLYGNVDIRTVNLNFRVGGRLASLTVDEGDRVKPGQILGRLDDAPYINALQQAKANVESLKARLALVQEGYRTEEIAQVKAAVEQSQAAYQYAESFYQRQLGLWKTRSVSANTLDDSRNARDQAKATLQSAKDKLAQFETGSRPQEIAEAKANLSQAEAALAQAELNLSDTTLLSPSEGTILTRALEPGSMLSASNTVFSLSLTNPVWVRAYVNEVNLAKAVPGTELEIYTDARPDKPYHGTIGFVSPNAEFTPKSVETPELRTDLVYRLRIIVSDPDDNLRQGMPVTIVFPAR